From one Oceanimonas doudoroffii genomic stretch:
- a CDS encoding EAL domain-containing protein yields the protein MRGAPPFGRSLLLGATVFILLSLLLPWWSALNALGDQERLARQQLATRLNQQAEPAPLTLPGVADIYHQAPPGETGKAWWFGDSASIQQLEVEQGAVFYLLNTGPATRHWLSTSLPLVVATLLLFGGLYYRWRRQQTQRQHTLQAMLQNAELAGAAAGPDAIAKSISDLHQQHKEQLNALQKELDAARLQSQQDSLTTLGNRFAFRRDLIHMLGNENRLATATLMLVRASSLQDINSRNGFQAGDQYLQDISRLIRKVIQTHPGAHAYRVNGSDIAVLLEGQCNPLAKSLGGQLRQELHHYQHVHELDCAAYIGFTQLLPGQSPESVLIRADSALAQAQSGEPNGWRVVLKNSDDEDMGESQWRQRLQSILEGDKVRLMVQPARLLKPSLPGYNEIFTHFPNDKGGNYPASTVFAMLQRLGMSMLFEQKIIEMILRQVAACEVPAQRWAINLTPASLQQNSFLIWLERVLMRNINVTAALVFELDEHVLEHQLTNGKRLLEMIRRTGARSAISKFGHGYGSFRLLKELKPDYVKLDPELVHHLEDDSANQQFVRMIIDLAQRLGCHVVAEGVETEDQKRMLETMYIDGVQGYLVSKPVPLTGFKGLTLTSA from the coding sequence ATGCGGGGAGCACCTCCCTTTGGCCGGTCCCTGTTGCTGGGTGCCACCGTCTTTATACTGCTGAGTCTGCTGCTGCCCTGGTGGTCGGCGTTAAACGCCCTGGGAGATCAGGAACGGCTTGCCCGACAGCAACTGGCCACCCGCTTGAACCAGCAGGCCGAGCCCGCTCCCCTGACGCTGCCCGGCGTCGCCGACATTTACCACCAAGCCCCTCCCGGTGAAACGGGCAAGGCCTGGTGGTTTGGCGACAGCGCCTCCATTCAGCAACTGGAGGTGGAGCAGGGCGCCGTGTTTTACCTGCTGAACACCGGACCGGCAACCCGGCACTGGTTGTCCACTTCCCTGCCCCTTGTCGTCGCCACCCTGCTGCTGTTTGGCGGCCTTTATTATCGCTGGCGCCGGCAACAGACCCAGCGGCAACACACCCTGCAGGCCATGCTGCAAAATGCAGAGCTGGCCGGGGCCGCCGCCGGCCCGGATGCGATTGCCAAAAGCATCAGCGATCTGCATCAGCAACATAAAGAGCAGCTCAATGCACTGCAAAAGGAGCTGGATGCCGCCCGTCTGCAAAGCCAGCAGGACAGCCTGACCACCCTGGGCAACCGCTTTGCCTTTCGCCGAGACCTGATCCACATGCTGGGTAACGAAAACCGCCTGGCCACCGCCACCCTGATGCTGGTGCGGGCCAGCTCATTGCAGGACATCAACAGCCGCAACGGCTTTCAGGCCGGTGATCAGTATCTACAGGACATTTCCCGTCTGATCCGCAAGGTCATTCAAACCCACCCGGGCGCCCATGCCTATCGTGTGAACGGCAGCGACATCGCCGTGCTGCTGGAAGGCCAGTGCAATCCCCTGGCCAAGAGCCTGGGTGGCCAGCTGCGACAGGAACTGCATCATTACCAGCATGTGCACGAGCTGGACTGTGCCGCCTATATCGGCTTTACCCAGCTGCTGCCGGGTCAGTCGCCGGAAAGCGTGCTGATCCGGGCCGACTCTGCCCTGGCCCAGGCTCAAAGCGGCGAGCCCAACGGCTGGCGGGTGGTGCTGAAGAACAGCGACGATGAAGACATGGGGGAAAGCCAGTGGCGCCAGCGGCTGCAAAGCATTCTGGAAGGTGACAAGGTGCGGCTGATGGTGCAGCCGGCCCGATTGCTGAAGCCTTCCCTGCCCGGCTACAACGAAATCTTTACCCATTTTCCCAACGACAAGGGTGGCAACTACCCCGCTTCTACCGTGTTCGCCATGTTGCAGCGCCTGGGCATGTCGATGCTGTTTGAGCAGAAGATCATCGAAATGATACTGCGCCAGGTGGCGGCCTGTGAGGTGCCGGCCCAGCGCTGGGCCATCAACCTGACACCGGCCAGCCTGCAGCAGAATTCCTTTCTGATCTGGCTGGAACGAGTGCTGATGCGCAATATCAATGTAACCGCCGCCCTGGTATTTGAACTCGACGAACACGTCCTTGAACATCAGCTAACCAACGGCAAGCGCCTGCTGGAAATGATACGCCGCACCGGCGCCCGCTCGGCGATCAGCAAGTTCGGTCACGGCTATGGCTCCTTTCGGCTGCTGAAAGAGCTCAAACCGGACTACGTCAAGCTGGATCCTGAGCTGGTGCACCACCTGGAAGACGACAGCGCTAACCAGCAGTTTGTGCGCATGATCATCGACCTGGCCCAGCGCCTGGGCTGCCACGTGGTGGCGGAAGGCGTGGAAACCGAAGATCAGAAACGCATGCTGGAAACCATGTATATTGACGGCGTGCAGGGTTATCTCGTCAGCAAACCGGTGCCCCTGACCGGCTTCAAGGGGCTGACGCTGACTTCAGCTTGA